The following proteins are encoded in a genomic region of Hymenobacter siberiensis:
- a CDS encoding energy transducer TonB: MKKIFICAAAALLLAPAASVLAQAPTPPAAYAGPRFPGGPDSLRALMGRSMRQAGATPAGRMLVQFELKADGQPTNYTMVRPPEPLSKPLVEATATALNYLEAHMPAWQPAPPDPEASPKNQPARISLVLDFTTPLAAQPYAYADQNPVFGTLAQALPTRRNSYFDKILNDPARRARFESSGSGLVACTQMAVKYPPEALRAHQQGTVYAAFEVSETGALEHTEILGSAGNALDATVRQAIGQLPAATTPAQLNGRPVRMSYVLPITFKIQ, encoded by the coding sequence GTGAAAAAAATATTTATCTGTGCGGCAGCAGCCTTGCTGCTGGCCCCGGCTGCCTCCGTACTGGCGCAGGCCCCAACCCCACCCGCGGCCTATGCCGGCCCGCGCTTTCCCGGTGGCCCCGACTCGCTGCGCGCCCTGATGGGCCGCAGCATGCGGCAGGCCGGCGCTACGCCAGCGGGCCGCATGCTGGTACAGTTCGAGCTGAAGGCCGATGGCCAGCCGACCAACTACACCATGGTACGCCCGCCCGAGCCGCTGAGCAAGCCGCTGGTAGAAGCCACCGCCACGGCGCTAAACTACCTGGAAGCCCACATGCCCGCCTGGCAGCCGGCCCCACCCGACCCCGAAGCGTCACCCAAAAACCAGCCGGCCCGCATCAGCCTCGTGCTGGATTTCACCACGCCCCTGGCCGCGCAGCCGTATGCCTATGCCGACCAAAACCCGGTGTTCGGTACCCTGGCCCAAGCCTTGCCCACTCGCCGCAACTCTTACTTCGACAAAATTTTGAATGACCCGGCGCGGCGCGCCCGGTTCGAGTCGTCGGGCAGCGGCCTTGTTGCGTGCACCCAAATGGCGGTGAAGTACCCACCCGAAGCCCTGCGTGCCCACCAGCAAGGCACCGTGTACGCCGCGTTTGAGGTGAGCGAAACCGGCGCGCTTGAGCACACCGAAATCCTGGGTTCAGCCGGCAATGCCCTTGATGCCACAGTGCGGCAGGCCATCGGGCAATTGCCGGCCGCCACCACGCCGGCGCAGCTGAATGGCCGGCCGGTCAGGATGAGCTACGTATTGCCCATCACCTTCAAAATTCAATAA
- a CDS encoding AAA family ATPase: MNEQLVVKNFGPIKDATVDFKRVTVFIGPTGGGKSTLAKLAAIFRNGALNTFGLKKRKKFFDDFSLEKSFNDATRFTWRYDDKQFTLLSDLNFDNGKSTKPSGNISPTTESQSSTKITLSQENIRNSVEELLKNLYGPSDASNDLDSIQNALNNSISKLLTEGVITTTYFTSNRVFIPSVEYSWAGLLRDDIGLPKDILDFANAFSVSRKDVHELDIPFLNVKYLHSDGKDFIKIPESETLFRLYETASGIQSVTPLLVLLEHLSRNTEQAQSFIIEEPELNLYPTAQRDLVYTLLEKCTQGENDLTITTHSPYVLSALNLALYANKVATLFPYQHKKVAKLIPEKYWLKAEEFSAYFVAKGGATSIFDSKTGLLSESQLDEVSGEFADVFDRLTDLRVPEKKAVAKVKPVKK; the protein is encoded by the coding sequence ATGAACGAGCAGCTAGTTGTCAAGAATTTCGGCCCCATCAAAGACGCCACCGTGGACTTCAAGCGCGTGACCGTTTTCATCGGGCCCACGGGCGGCGGCAAGAGCACGCTGGCAAAGCTGGCGGCGATATTCCGGAATGGAGCACTCAATACATTTGGCCTAAAAAAACGCAAAAAATTCTTCGATGATTTTTCACTTGAGAAATCATTCAATGATGCCACCAGATTTACTTGGCGATATGATGACAAACAGTTTACACTATTGTCAGATTTAAACTTTGACAATGGCAAGTCTACTAAACCATCTGGCAATATTTCTCCTACTACTGAGAGCCAAAGCTCAACTAAAATCACTCTATCACAAGAGAATATACGAAACTCTGTTGAAGAATTACTGAAGAATCTTTACGGGCCAAGTGATGCTAGCAATGACCTCGACTCGATTCAAAATGCTTTGAATAATAGCATTTCAAAGCTTTTAACAGAAGGTGTAATTACCACGACTTATTTCACAAGCAACCGAGTTTTCATCCCTTCTGTTGAGTATTCGTGGGCTGGTCTATTGAGAGATGATATTGGTTTGCCTAAAGACATTCTTGATTTCGCTAATGCCTTTTCTGTTTCTCGTAAAGACGTTCATGAATTAGATATTCCTTTTCTCAACGTCAAATACCTTCACAGCGACGGTAAGGATTTTATCAAAATCCCCGAAAGCGAAACCCTTTTCCGGCTCTACGAAACCGCCAGCGGCATCCAATCCGTCACGCCGCTGCTGGTGCTGCTGGAGCATCTGAGCCGCAACACTGAGCAGGCGCAGAGCTTCATTATTGAAGAGCCCGAGTTGAACCTGTACCCCACGGCCCAGCGCGATTTGGTGTACACACTGCTGGAGAAATGCACGCAGGGCGAGAACGACCTCACTATTACCACGCACAGCCCTTACGTGCTATCAGCGTTGAATCTCGCGCTTTATGCCAATAAAGTAGCCACGCTATTCCCGTACCAACACAAAAAAGTAGCGAAGCTGATTCCTGAAAAATATTGGCTGAAAGCGGAGGAGTTCAGCGCTTATTTCGTGGCAAAGGGCGGCGCTACAAGCATTTTCGACTCTAAAACAGGCCTGTTGAGTGAGAGTCAGTTGGACGAAGTATCCGGCGAGTTTGCCGACGTGTTTGACCGCCTGACGGACCTGCGGGTACCGGAGAAAAAAGCAGTTGCCAAAGTTAAACCGGTCAAGAAATGA
- a CDS encoding LacI family DNA-binding transcriptional regulator, with translation MADLARELGVSMTTISRALSDHHSIGPATKQAVLKLAKKLNYQPNRMASSLRKGTSTLLGVIVPHIEGRFFASVVHGIETVASKAGYSVIICQSSEDVAQERKNLETLLSAQVAGILVSVSRTTLDLRHFDKVLRRGVPLVFFDRLLEGENVNAVVLNDQDGALQATRHLLEQGCRRVAHLAGPQHINIYRNRRQGYLNALQSHGLAADESLIIDCDMTLEGGRACMQTLLALPTPPDAVFAAGDSAILGALQVLKSRGLRVPQDVALAGFSNEDLTMVAEPNLTSVDQRCEEMGQAAFRLFTDLVAADGTAFSQRQVVLQPQLFVRESSVRQAEQGAK, from the coding sequence ATGGCCGATTTGGCCCGGGAGCTGGGCGTGTCGATGACCACGATTTCGCGGGCGCTGAGTGACCATCATAGTATTGGGCCGGCCACCAAGCAGGCCGTGCTTAAGCTGGCCAAAAAGCTGAACTACCAGCCCAACCGCATGGCCTCGTCGCTGCGCAAGGGCACCAGTACGCTGCTCGGCGTGATTGTGCCCCACATCGAGGGGCGCTTCTTTGCCTCGGTGGTGCACGGCATCGAAACGGTGGCCAGCAAGGCCGGCTATAGCGTTATTATCTGCCAGTCGAGTGAAGACGTGGCCCAGGAGCGCAAGAACCTCGAAACGCTGCTCAGCGCGCAGGTGGCGGGTATTCTGGTGTCGGTTTCGCGCACCACGCTCGATTTGCGGCATTTTGATAAAGTGCTCAGGCGCGGGGTGCCGCTGGTGTTCTTCGACCGCCTGCTGGAGGGAGAAAACGTGAATGCCGTGGTGCTCAACGACCAGGATGGCGCCCTCCAGGCCACCCGCCACCTGCTGGAGCAGGGCTGCCGCCGCGTAGCGCACCTGGCCGGCCCGCAGCACATCAATATTTACCGCAACCGCCGCCAAGGCTACCTCAACGCCCTGCAAAGCCACGGCCTTGCCGCAGATGAAAGCCTGATTATCGACTGCGACATGACGCTGGAAGGCGGCCGGGCGTGCATGCAGACGCTCCTGGCCCTGCCCACCCCCCCGGATGCCGTGTTTGCGGCCGGCGACTCGGCCATTCTCGGCGCCCTCCAGGTGCTGAAAAGCCGGGGCCTGCGCGTGCCGCAGGATGTGGCCCTGGCCGGCTTCAGCAACGAGGACCTGACCATGGTGGCCGAGCCTAACCTCACCTCCGTGGACCAGCGCTGCGAGGAAATGGGCCAGGCGGCTTTTCGCCTCTTCACCGATTTGGTAGCGGCCGACGGCACGGCGTTTTCGCAGCGGCAGGTGGTGTTGCAGCCGCAGCTGTTCGTGCGGGAGTCGTCGGTGCGGCAGGCAGAACAGGGTGCAAAATAA
- the dxs gene encoding 1-deoxy-D-xylulose-5-phosphate synthase, whose amino-acid sequence MIVEPGPLLAAIDSPDDLKKLAPEQLVQLSTELRNFIIDSVSIYGGHFGASLGVVELTVALHYVFNTPHDQLIWDVGHQAYGHKILTGRRENFPTNRRYKGMSGFPKRSESPYDAFGVGHSSTSIGAALGMAVASDYKGEFDRQHIAVIGDGAMTAGMSFEAMNQAGVLNNNMIVVLNDNCMSIDPNVGALKEYLTDITTSRTYNKVRDELWNVLGKLSKFGPNPQQIARKVEAAMKATLMKQSNLFEALKFRYFGPVDGHDVQHLVTILNDLKSIPGPKLLHCVTVKGKGYALAEKDQTLWHAPGLFDKITGEIYKKVPTAPQPPKYQDVFGHTLVELAEANDKIMGVTPAMPSGSSLNIMMAAMPTRAFDVGIAEQHAVTFSAGLATQGLIPFCNIYSSFMQRGYDQVVHDVALQNLHVVFCLDRAGFAGADGPTHHGCYDLAFMRCIPNIVVSAPMNEQELRNLMYTATLPENAGPFSIRYPRGEGVMPAWRTPLQRVAIGTGRVVREGEEGGVAILSIGHIGNYAVKATEALAAEGFSVGHYDMRFCKPLDEEMLRDVARRYRAIVTVEDGCLPGGFGSAVLEFLADHGFQLPVVRLGIPDRVVEHGTQDELYKECGFDAAGIAQAVRELGAKVTADSLATVLQ is encoded by the coding sequence ATGATAGTTGAACCCGGCCCGCTGCTAGCGGCGATTGACTCGCCCGACGACCTCAAAAAGCTCGCCCCCGAGCAGTTAGTCCAGCTCAGCACCGAGCTGCGCAACTTTATAATCGATTCCGTTAGTATTTACGGCGGCCATTTTGGGGCCTCGCTGGGCGTGGTTGAGTTGACCGTGGCGCTGCACTACGTCTTCAATACGCCGCACGACCAGCTGATTTGGGATGTAGGCCACCAGGCCTACGGCCACAAAATTCTCACCGGTCGCCGCGAAAATTTCCCGACTAACCGCCGCTATAAGGGCATGTCGGGCTTCCCTAAGCGCAGCGAAAGCCCGTATGATGCCTTCGGCGTGGGGCACAGCAGCACCAGCATCGGGGCGGCGCTGGGCATGGCCGTGGCCTCGGACTACAAGGGTGAGTTCGACCGCCAGCACATCGCCGTAATCGGCGACGGGGCCATGACGGCGGGTATGAGCTTCGAGGCCATGAACCAGGCCGGCGTGCTCAACAATAACATGATTGTCGTGCTGAACGACAACTGCATGAGCATCGACCCCAACGTGGGCGCGCTCAAGGAGTACCTTACCGACATCACCACCTCCCGCACCTATAACAAGGTGCGCGACGAGCTCTGGAACGTGCTGGGCAAGCTCTCCAAATTCGGCCCCAACCCCCAGCAGATTGCCCGCAAAGTAGAGGCCGCTATGAAGGCGACCCTCATGAAGCAGAGCAACCTGTTTGAGGCGCTGAAATTCCGCTATTTCGGCCCCGTCGATGGCCACGACGTGCAGCACCTCGTCACCATCCTCAACGACCTGAAATCCATTCCCGGCCCCAAACTCCTGCACTGCGTGACGGTGAAGGGAAAGGGCTACGCGCTGGCCGAAAAAGACCAGACGCTATGGCACGCCCCAGGCCTGTTCGATAAAATCACGGGCGAGATTTACAAAAAGGTGCCCACTGCACCCCAGCCGCCCAAGTACCAGGACGTGTTTGGCCACACGCTGGTGGAACTGGCCGAGGCCAACGACAAAATCATGGGCGTGACACCGGCCATGCCCTCGGGCTCGTCGCTGAACATTATGATGGCCGCCATGCCCACCCGCGCCTTCGACGTGGGCATTGCCGAGCAGCACGCCGTCACGTTTTCGGCCGGTCTGGCTACGCAGGGGCTGATTCCGTTCTGCAACATCTACTCCTCGTTCATGCAGCGGGGCTACGACCAGGTGGTGCACGACGTGGCCCTACAAAACCTGCACGTCGTGTTCTGCCTCGACCGCGCCGGCTTTGCCGGGGCCGACGGCCCCACCCACCACGGCTGCTACGACCTGGCCTTCATGCGCTGCATCCCCAACATCGTGGTTTCGGCCCCGATGAACGAGCAGGAGCTGCGCAACCTGATGTACACCGCCACCCTACCCGAAAACGCCGGCCCCTTCAGCATCCGCTACCCGCGCGGCGAGGGTGTGATGCCCGCGTGGCGCACGCCGCTGCAGCGCGTGGCCATCGGCACGGGCCGCGTGGTGCGCGAAGGCGAAGAGGGCGGCGTGGCCATCCTCAGCATCGGCCACATCGGCAACTACGCCGTGAAAGCCACCGAGGCGCTGGCCGCCGAAGGCTTCTCGGTGGGTCACTACGACATGCGCTTCTGCAAGCCATTGGATGAGGAAATGCTGCGCGACGTGGCCCGCCGCTACCGCGCCATCGTGACCGTGGAGGACGGCTGCCTGCCCGGCGGCTTCGGCTCGGCCGTACTCGAATTCCTGGCCGACCACGGCTTCCAGCTGCCCGTCGTCCGCCTCGGCATCCCCGACCGCGTGGTGGAGCACGGCACCCAGGATGAACTCTATAAGGAGTGCGGCTTCGATGCCGCCGGCATTGCCCAGGCCGTGCGTGAGCTGGGAGCTAAAGTGACTGCTGACTCACTGGCGACTGTGCTGCAGTAG
- a CDS encoding bifunctional transaldolase/phosoglucose isomerase: protein MNPLVDIRQFDQSLWLDFISRPIIIDGKLQHRISDEALRGVTSNPAIFAKAIGDTADYDSAIKALALQGKTTDEIYTNLAVSDVQAATDLFRPLYDGPDHGSDGYVSLEVSPELVNDTEGTIAEALALWKAVDRPNVMIKVPATLEGLPAIRRLISEGVNVNVTLIFGLERYRLVAEAFIAGLEDRAKAGKPLARIDSVASFFLSRIDVLIDPMLEKIAAEGGEKGKLAESLVGEVALASAKQAYQIYKEIFSGPRWEDLAAKGAPTQRLLWASTGNKNPKYDNLRYVDGLIGPHTVNTVPVETLDLFGKEGKVAVTIEDNLDQARQTLSSLPELGLDLEALTQHLEEDGATKFKEPFAKLMQSIEKKRALAVEDQVDDSKMELGKYQADIDAQIAKFKANDFVTGFWDKKADLWTADEAGQHSIRSYMGWLRVAETMVGRVTEIEQFVHSVQAAGFKHVVVMGMGGSTMAPIVFKSAFEKGENGLPMSVLDTTDPGAVRAIEASIPVADTLFIVASKSGTTAEPLAFGDYFYAKVKELKGDKAGENFVAITDPGSKFVTDATAANYRHIFLNFPEVGGRFSALTYFGLVPAALYGLPIGEILERAILMMRACGAYGATDKNPGLEFGTTLGVLAQQGRDKLTIVVPDALHDLGLWLEQLIAESTGKEGKGILPVAGEPLGEPAIYGQDRVFVYVGYKGQRDEANTAKLEALAAAGHPVITLLMKDAFDLGQEFYRWEVATAVASAVFQINPFDQPNVQAAKTATDKLMKAVEATGQLPEGDKPAASENGVDYYTAAHGEGAAGVLKAFFAQAKPGDFMCLQAYLTETPAVSASLLELRQRVQNALHIATTSGYGPRFLHSTGQYHKGGPNTGLFIQFTDDNPQDLALPGRSYTFGTFKNAQALGDLQALLDNGRRTLRVNLGSDAEAGLKTMLAALELK from the coding sequence ATGAACCCTCTCGTTGACATCCGCCAGTTCGACCAAAGCCTGTGGCTGGACTTTATCAGCCGCCCCATCATCATCGACGGCAAGCTCCAGCACCGCATCAGCGACGAAGCCCTGCGCGGCGTGACCTCCAACCCGGCCATCTTCGCCAAGGCCATCGGTGATACCGCCGACTACGATTCGGCCATCAAGGCGCTGGCTTTGCAGGGCAAAACCACCGACGAAATCTACACCAACCTGGCCGTGTCCGACGTGCAGGCGGCCACCGACCTGTTCCGCCCCCTCTACGACGGCCCCGACCACGGCTCCGACGGCTACGTGAGCCTCGAAGTATCGCCCGAACTGGTGAACGACACCGAAGGCACCATCGCCGAGGCCCTGGCCCTGTGGAAAGCCGTGGACCGCCCCAACGTGATGATAAAAGTGCCGGCCACGCTGGAGGGCCTGCCCGCCATCCGCCGCCTCATTTCGGAAGGCGTGAACGTGAACGTGACCCTGATTTTCGGCCTGGAGCGCTACCGGCTGGTGGCTGAAGCCTTCATCGCCGGCCTCGAAGACCGCGCCAAAGCCGGCAAGCCGCTGGCCCGCATCGACTCGGTGGCCAGCTTCTTTCTGAGCCGCATCGACGTGCTGATTGACCCCATGCTGGAGAAAATCGCGGCTGAAGGCGGCGAGAAAGGCAAGCTGGCCGAAAGCCTCGTGGGCGAAGTGGCCCTGGCCAGCGCCAAACAAGCTTACCAGATTTACAAGGAGATTTTCTCGGGCCCGCGCTGGGAGGACCTGGCCGCCAAGGGTGCCCCCACGCAGCGCCTGCTGTGGGCCAGCACCGGCAACAAAAACCCCAAATACGACAACCTGCGCTACGTGGACGGCCTCATCGGCCCGCACACCGTGAACACCGTGCCAGTGGAAACGCTGGACCTTTTCGGCAAAGAAGGCAAAGTAGCCGTGACCATCGAAGACAACCTCGACCAGGCCCGCCAGACGCTAAGCAGCCTGCCGGAACTCGGCCTCGACCTCGAAGCGCTGACCCAGCACCTCGAAGAAGACGGCGCGACCAAATTCAAGGAGCCCTTCGCCAAGCTCATGCAGTCCATCGAAAAGAAGCGCGCCCTAGCCGTGGAAGACCAGGTAGACGACTCCAAAATGGAGCTGGGGAAATACCAGGCTGACATCGATGCCCAGATTGCCAAATTCAAGGCCAATGATTTCGTAACCGGCTTCTGGGACAAAAAGGCCGACCTGTGGACGGCCGACGAAGCCGGCCAGCACAGCATCCGCAGCTACATGGGCTGGCTGCGCGTGGCCGAAACCATGGTGGGCCGCGTGACCGAAATTGAGCAGTTCGTGCATTCGGTGCAGGCCGCCGGCTTCAAGCACGTCGTGGTGATGGGCATGGGCGGCAGCACCATGGCCCCCATCGTATTCAAGTCGGCTTTTGAAAAAGGCGAAAATGGCCTGCCGATGTCGGTACTCGACACCACCGACCCCGGCGCGGTGCGCGCCATCGAAGCCTCGATTCCGGTGGCCGATACCCTGTTTATCGTGGCCAGCAAGTCCGGCACTACAGCCGAGCCGCTGGCCTTCGGCGACTATTTCTACGCCAAAGTGAAGGAGTTGAAAGGCGACAAGGCCGGCGAAAACTTCGTGGCCATCACCGACCCGGGCTCCAAGTTTGTGACCGATGCCACGGCCGCCAACTACCGCCACATCTTCCTCAACTTCCCAGAAGTGGGCGGCCGTTTCTCGGCCCTCACCTACTTCGGCCTGGTGCCGGCGGCCCTCTACGGCCTGCCGATTGGTGAGATTCTGGAGCGCGCCATTTTAATGATGCGCGCCTGCGGAGCCTACGGTGCTACCGACAAAAACCCCGGCCTGGAATTCGGCACTACCCTGGGCGTGCTGGCCCAGCAGGGCCGCGACAAGCTCACCATCGTAGTGCCCGATGCCCTGCACGACCTCGGTCTGTGGCTGGAGCAGCTCATCGCCGAAAGCACCGGCAAGGAAGGCAAGGGCATCCTGCCCGTGGCCGGTGAGCCCCTGGGCGAGCCCGCCATCTACGGCCAGGACCGCGTGTTTGTATACGTGGGCTACAAGGGCCAGCGCGACGAGGCCAACACCGCCAAGCTGGAGGCTCTGGCTGCTGCCGGCCACCCCGTCATCACGCTCTTGATGAAGGACGCTTTCGACCTCGGCCAGGAGTTCTACCGCTGGGAAGTGGCCACGGCCGTGGCCAGTGCCGTGTTCCAAATCAACCCCTTCGACCAGCCCAACGTGCAGGCCGCCAAAACGGCCACCGACAAGCTGATGAAGGCCGTGGAAGCCACCGGCCAGCTGCCTGAAGGCGACAAGCCCGCCGCCAGCGAAAACGGCGTAGACTACTACACCGCCGCCCACGGCGAAGGTGCCGCCGGCGTGCTGAAAGCCTTCTTCGCGCAAGCCAAGCCCGGCGATTTCATGTGCCTGCAGGCCTACCTGACCGAAACGCCCGCCGTGAGCGCCAGCCTGCTGGAGCTGCGCCAGCGTGTGCAGAATGCTTTGCACATTGCCACTACCTCGGGCTACGGCCCGCGCTTCCTGCACAGCACCGGCCAGTACCACAAGGGCGGCCCCAACACCGGCCTGTTCATCCAGTTCACCGATGACAACCCGCAGGACCTAGCCCTGCCCGGCCGCTCCTACACCTTCGGCACCTTCAAGAATGCCCAGGCCCTCGGCGACCTGCAGGCCCTGCTCGACAACGGCCGCCGCACCCTGCGCGTGAACCTGGGCTCCGATGCCGAGGCCGGCCTGAAGACCATGCTGGCCGCGCTGGAGTTGAAGTAA
- a CDS encoding alpha/beta fold hydrolase, giving the protein MTPASTPPTIVFLHGFAESREVWTDFTRAFPDGYRLLAPNLPGHGTNLAPVPDFSMEAQARYVIDYLNQKGCPDPVLLVCHSMGGYVALALAERWPQRVAGLALINSTALADTDEKRQNREKNISFVERHGVGKFMESFVRPLFAPSNRDKLTDARGLLEEIGKATPETTITGALRGMAVRPERTQVLAKAPFPVLLVAGKHDVAVHFDDAVRQAALPPVGAALFLEGSGHLSYLEQPEATRRAVLALAAAVFGR; this is encoded by the coding sequence ATGACTCCCGCCTCCACCCCGCCCACCATTGTTTTCCTCCATGGCTTTGCCGAAAGCCGGGAGGTGTGGACCGACTTCACCCGCGCCTTCCCCGACGGCTACCGCCTGCTGGCCCCCAACTTGCCCGGCCACGGCACCAATCTGGCCCCCGTGCCTGATTTTTCGATGGAAGCCCAGGCCCGCTATGTCATCGACTACCTTAACCAGAAAGGCTGCCCCGACCCGGTCTTGCTGGTGTGCCACAGCATGGGCGGCTACGTGGCCCTGGCCCTGGCCGAGCGCTGGCCCCAGCGCGTGGCCGGCCTGGCCCTCATCAACTCCACGGCCCTGGCCGATACCGATGAGAAGCGCCAGAACCGCGAGAAGAACATCAGCTTCGTGGAGCGCCACGGGGTGGGCAAGTTCATGGAATCGTTCGTGCGCCCGCTTTTCGCGCCCTCCAACCGCGACAAGCTGACCGACGCCCGCGGCCTGCTCGAGGAAATTGGCAAGGCCACTCCTGAAACCACCATCACCGGCGCATTGCGCGGCATGGCCGTCCGCCCCGAGCGCACTCAGGTGCTGGCCAAAGCCCCCTTTCCAGTGCTGCTGGTGGCCGGCAAGCACGACGTGGCTGTGCATTTCGACGATGCTGTTCGGCAGGCAGCCCTGCCGCCGGTTGGCGCGGCGCTGTTTCTGGAAGGCAGCGGGCACCTCTCGTACCTGGAGCAGCCCGAGGCCACGCGCCGGGCGGTGCTGGCGCTGGCGGCGGCGGTGTTTGGGCGGTAG